The following DNA comes from Vicugna pacos chromosome 13, VicPac4, whole genome shotgun sequence.
ACAGTTTTCAAGTGCCTTttgccctcctccttccttccatctgaTACACATCCCCATGGCATTTGTTGGCTGTCTTTACGTAATGTTCACTTCTTTTTTCCCAGGATTGATCATGTCCAATGGCCAGGAATGGAAGGAGCAAAGAAGGTTTGCCCTGATGACACTGAGGAACTTCGGTTTAGGAAAGAAGAGCTTAGAGGAACGCATTCAGGAAGAGGCCCGCTACCTCACCCAGGCAATAGGAGAGGAGGACGGTGCGTGTGTCATAGGTCATGTGCAGGAGACTGTGGCTCATTCCTTCACTGACCAGATGCTTAATAAGTGCCCACGTGCCTgccctgtgcccagcactgtgtaGGGCCCTGAGGGGTTAACAGTGAACAACTAACCAtgacctgccctcatggagctggaGAATTAGACACAAGAAGATGGGTATAGAACACATTGATTTAAATCCTGGTTGTCAGTTTGACTTCCAGGCACTGACTGAGTACTTGCTGTAGGTCAGACCCTGTGGAGGGTGCTGGGGCCACAGTCTCAGAGGTGGTACTATACTCAGTGTGTCCTGTGTCATGTAGGGTAGACCctcagaggaaacagaaagaccCCAATTCTCTCCCTCCAGGACAGCCTTTTGACCCTAACTTGAAAATCAAGAATGCAGCTTCCAATATTATTTGCTCCATCACATTTGGGGAGCGTTTTGACTACCAGGATGAGCAGTTCCAGGAGCTGCTGAGGCTGTTGGACGAGTTCATGAGTCTGCAGACATCAATATGCTGCCAGGTGAGACGTTCTCACTTCCTACCTTAGATAATGATATTGGGTTAATGTCAGaaacagattttgtttttttaagctaaTGTATAgccttttaaaattgattttaacaCAAAATGTTTGAAATCAGTCTGTTGTATTTATTGTTTTAGATAAGATTGTTTCAATTTACTATAGACAAAGAATGTTATTAACATTCAGGTATAGCATAAACTTCATATGACCTACTCCTATGGAGCCAcgttgttttctttaaaaagcaaagggTCACAACAGCCTTTGAGCCCCTCCTGTCCATGTTCTTCcctaaccccccacccccatcctccctcAGAAGTTCCCTTCTGTGCCTGGTGCTCCCTGTCTGCACTGTTCTGAGTCATACGTTAGAtgctcttgtttttaatttgtttagttTTCTATTGTGTGACTATGCCACTGTTTATTATTCGATtctctactgatggacatttgggtgacTTCCAGTCTGGGGATGTGGGGACtaaagctgccatgaacattctTGTTTAGTTCACGTGGACACATCTTCCCATTTCCCTTACATTTACACCTGTgtgtaaaaaatatttaaatttgtcCCTGTTGGCTGCGCTACTTATGTGCCCACCGACTCTTCATATGGTCAATTATCCAGTTTTGTCAGGTATTGATGTAGGGGGTTCAAACCTCACCCCTTCCTTGGTGGGCCCTTCCCTTCTCCTCTATCCTCTAGGCCAGTGAGTCTGTCAGTAACTCTGCTCAGCTTCTTGGTCTCTCGGCCTCTTTTCTGGATTTGAAAGACACTTTGATGGAAAATCAGCCCTAAGTGTTGAGGTCACCTCTCTGGTGTCTAGAAGGGGGTTTGCTGTTATTTATTCCTGACAAGCATCTTTATATCGAGCTTTGGACCCATCACACCAAAGGTGCTAAATCAGTTCCATGTGATTCCTGGCACATTAAAGGGGCCTAATGAATGTGGGCTTTTATGATTATTGTCAATGTTAGTTTTGAATCatattcccttttctctcttctaatCAAGGTAGTCCCCCATTCAGCAATTCCAATTCTTACTTCTTCTTAagacagagctgaggaaatcaTAACAGTTCAGTGGGTACCCAGCTGACTGCTTGCAAGGATGTGAAATTCCCAGGAGGGTAGGATGGGGCAGCAGGGCAGGGGTAGAAGCATTCCTTAGAGGCACAAAAAGACCAGGCATATTGATGGACAACTAAACACACGTTATCTCTGCTGATTTTTTTATAACTGTTCTTTAAAGATAAAATGAAGCATCTTGATGTGTGCAAGCAGGTAAGGGAGTATGTAAGCAAATCCACACAGTGTCCACTGGCTCTGTGTAAAGTGGGGATAGAATATCATGTCATTAGTCAGAAAATAACCCTCAGGCCTGACTGGCAGACAGATAAAGTAGCTACAGATCACaacattattactattatcagaGGAGTATTATACCTAAAAAGCAGGAGAGCTAAAAGCCAAACTCGTGCCTGTTCATTTTAAATCTAGCCCACTTTCCATTATGTTATACTATCTCTTTTACCAGATATTATTAGAGAGAATACCTTCAAAAACCACTTCATTTCAGTATAAGATGTCTTACAACACGGAAATTACATCAGAGTGGGGACAGGCAAATAAACAGATATATGTCTTTAACATAGATACATACAGAGACACATAGACAGGTGGACATGTTTTACACAAACACAAGTATATATACACCAATGCAACTAGTTATAACTGCCAAGAAGtaagttaaaacaaaataaagaaatgaaaggaggCTGCGGAAGTTCTGCTAATTATAGGATCATCAGGCAAGACAGCTCCAAGGAGGTGACCTTTGAGCAGCACCTTAATGAAGGAAGGGGCTGAGTTATGCAGATTTCAGAGGAAGACCATACCAGGTGGaaggaacagcaaatgcaaagaccTAGACAAGGACATCCTGGGTGTTACCGCAGAGGCCAGTGGGGCTACACTTAAAAGAGTAAGAGAGAGGAAGATGGTGGGGAGGGTagcagaggaggagacaggaatGTGAGGGGCCAGCTAATGGAGAGCGACAGTCCAGGAGAATGAGGTgaattttttctaaatataatggAAAGTCACTGAAGGATTGAGAGCCAGAAAGTGAAGTGATCAGTTAAACTGTTAAATGATCCCCCTGGGAGCTCAATGGAAAGTAGCCTAGGAATGGTGTGAAGGATGGAATCAGGAAAACTGTTGGAGGCTCTTGCAGCATCCAGGTAGGATATGCTGGTGGATTGTACAAGGATGAGAAAGCGGTTGGAGTGGTGATGGGTCCTCTTATACTGGTTAAttgtggatggagggatggaatTCTTGGCCAGAGGGTAAGAAGAGGGATGAGAGATTAAAAAACTGGAGGGTGACCCAAGGGATAAGTctaaacagagaaaagagaaagagcagaTGGTTTCATGTCTTAAAAAGTGCAAAACTGGCACAGTTTTGTCTCCATAATTGTTTTTTCCTTAATCAGCTCTATGATTTTTTTCCACGGATAATGAACTTCCTTCCTGGACCCCACCAAAGGCTCTTTAGTAACTgggaaaaactgaaaatgtttgTTACCCATGTGATTGAAAACCACAAGAGAGACTGGAATCCTGCTGTAGCAAGAGACTTCATTGATGCTTACCTCCAGGAAACAGAGAAGGTGAGGAATCCAGAGTTGTTTCCTGAGGTTTGATCTTAAAGAGCAGTCGAGGGGATTCAAGtgtcctattgctgctgtaacaaattaccacaaacttggggGCTTAAAAGAACACAATATATTGTCTTATAGTTTGAAACATCACAAGTCTGAAACCAACTTCACTGGGCCAATGTCAGGGTCATACAGGGCTGGCTTCTTCTGGAGGCGCAGGGGAAAATCTATTTTCTTGACTTTTCCAGCCTGTAGGGGCTGCTTGATACCCCTTGATTCATggcccttcctccatctttagagtcatcaatatAGCACCTTCTCTGTTACCAACATTACGTCTCCATTTTATGATCATCTTGCTCCCCTCTTGTAAAGCTTCCTGTGAATATATTGGGCCCCGTGGGATGACCCAGGATCATCTTCTCACATCAATATCTTTAATGTAATGATATCTACAAAGTCCCTTCTGCCACATAAGCTACCATTCCTGGGTTCCAGAAATCGGCTCATGGACACCTAACTGGGTCTTTATTCAGCCCATCACAAGGAGAAAATTATAGGCAGTATTTCAGACGGTGAAAGAATATCATTAACTCAGAATTGAAGAGacatttaatatatagaaatcaattatacttaattagaaaagagaaatagttaaacacttaaaaattttaaagaaatatagaagTTTAATGGTATTAAGCTCGAGGCTTTTGAAACCTGAAATACTGCGAGGTTATGTGTTCTTGACCTTCTACCCATCTCTGAAGGAGATACACACAAAAGGAGAAATGAGTATAGTTTCATTATAGTTGAACCAATGCCAAGTACCCTaccccttcccccagctccccaggTCAGAACACAAGTAAAGCTGAGTCTGATGCCAGAGTTCAGACTCAAGTGGGAGAgagttttccttcctcccttgtcCCCAGATCACCCACATTTCAACCATATAGGAAAAAAGCAGGACAAATCAAGACTGAATGAATAGCTTTTACCATAGTAACCCCTCTGGTTAATACACATCACTGCATCCCTGTCGTCATCTATGACTCATCAGATTATTTATTCCTTTCCTGGAGTTGACAGAGTGGTGGATTTCCTTCCATCTCCTCTCTTATTTCTCCTTATTGGCACAGCATTCCTGGAAGCATTGGTTCTCCTCAGAGGAAGAGACTCCACCTGCTGTAAGGTGTGCAGGTGTGGGACCACACACAGAGGAATGTTGACACAGTTAAGCTTCTGGAGGAAGGTGGTAAAGATGCTGGAGAACCATGAGGAATGGTTGTTGGAATCAGCGAAGTTTAAcctagaaaggaaaagaataatgGGGAAAATGAAAATTGTTATAGTTTAGAGATATCCAGTTCATTTTTTCTGGTATCAGTACAGACACTTTTTCAGTAATTGCTACGTACCCTATATATCTCACATAATTCATAATGCTATTGTAATGGCTGAATGTTGTTAGTTCTGTTTTATGaatcaggaaactgaagcacagagaggtttatTAACTTTCTCAAACTACACAGATAGTGAATGATGTGGCTAGTATTGGAACCCCCGGCTGTTTTTCCAGGGTACTAACAGATTCTTCCAAGTTCTGGGCATAAAAAAATAATTAGTCATCTtgattttcatccaccaaaggtaACAAAGCATCCAGCACTAGGGCAGGAGGACACTTATGACATTCCATCCTCCTGAGATGGGCAAAGGGAAATCATTTCTCCTGGGGGGTCTCTCCTCCCACATTCTCTCCAGTATGAAGCCCTTGTTTGTTGTGACAGCCAAGAACTATCTGATTAAGCCAACAAACATTGTGCTTTCCAGCATAGAGGCAATGCTACTGCAAGTTTCAATGAAGAAAACCTCATCCACAGCACCCTGGACCTCTTCTTCGCTGGAACGGAGACAACTTCGACGACGCTGCGCTGGGGTCTGCTCTACATGGCCCTGTACCCCGAAATCCAAGGTGAGCTTGTCAGTGAGTGTGGCTGGGCCAGGTCAGGATGGTGCCTCCTGGAACACACTTCCCACGTTGGGTCCAGAATACAGATGGTAAGATGGAGAGATGTTTCAGTTTTTCTGAAACAGTCAGAACTGTGATAGGTCCCTGTACTACAAACATAACAGAGAGTACCTCCCCTCAGGAAGCTGCCAGTCTAGTGAAGAAGACACTGAAGTCCATGATGTCCATGAAGTCCGTGAGTTCCTGGGAAGGGTTACATACCATTCAGAAATGAATACTGGTTCTTATCTTCCCTCCCGTTAAGTCATGTCTTCCACTGCCCTGTGGATGATGTTCAGACTCCTGACTCCAGTGTATCCTGCCCTGTGATGTGCCCCTTCCTACCTGTTCAGCCTCAACTCCACCCTGCATGGTGGCCTCACTAAATGACATGTGGTTTTCATTACACCGTCCTAATTTACGCCTCTGTGCCATCACACCTGCTCCTCCCTAGAAGAATAACACAGGGAAGTACTTCCCTAATTTCTCTACACGGTAGACCACTAGCTATGCTTGAAGAATCTACTCAGACACACACCCCACTCAGATGTCTCCCCACTCTCTAGGAAACCACTAGCGTTTCTTCCTTTGGGGACAACCACGTGCACCTCCATCACTTTGCTTTTTGAGCATTATCTACATATCTCCCCACAGGCTGTAGCTCATTGCAGGACAGTGACTGGTACCATCGTTTTGCTTTCTCAAGACCCCAGAACACTTTGTGCACATGAAGGATAAACACTGTTGGGGTACAGGGTTTTAAACTCGGTAATAGTTTGATAAAAGAACATAGAGTCAATTTAGTGGATCAAGATTAACTTTttccttcaattaaaacaaatggaaaaatcagAGTGCTTCCAGTGTACTACAGACAAGTATTTTTCATGAAATTCTCATTTCTTACCTTATATATGCATAAGTGTATactgtacatgtgtgtatatttttactCCTGTGTCCTGAGTCATGGTGTACAATGTATTTGTAATTGTGAAtcacagggtttttgtttttgtttttgttttaagtttaaaAGCTAGTTAGGATCTAGATATGGCTTCTCTATTAGAGATTCCAAAATACCAATGGCTTAAATGACAGAAGGGGAAGCAACACAGGTTAATGGATGAACAAACAAATCGTgacatgcagtggaatattattcagccttaaaaaggagaaATCCTGACACATGCTTTCATATGGAAACCCTGAGGACATGACACCAAGCTAATCCAATCAAAAAAGGACACATACTGTATGTTTCTATGTATAGGAGGTATCAGGATTTGGTGTATTCATAGAAAGTGAAAGTAAAATGCTGGGTGTCAGAAGCTGGAGATGGGGAACATGAGGAGTTTTCACTGAATGGATGCAAAGTTTCAAttttgcaagaaaaataagttctGGTGGTTGGTTGTATAACaaggtgaatgtacttaacattaTTAAACTATATATGTAAATGGTTATGATGTTAAACTGTAcattttttaaccaaaatttttaaagttttctaatggtatgtaaaaaaaaagatttatttttctctcaagtGAAAAATTCTAAGCTGGACTGTGCAGAATTTTAGGTTCCAAGCTCTGTCTAATGTATTACTCTGTTGTGTCTAGAATGATGCCCTTTGTGGCCGTCTCAAAGTTGCCTCACCAATAAGGCTGCGTTTCCACCAataggaagggaagggagaagcaACCTTAACTTTAAGGGAATGTTCCCAGTGTTAAACATCCCTCAACATACATTCTTTATTCCAAAACATAGGTCACAAGGGAATCTTGGAAATGGAGTTTTTAGCTGGGGAACCAGGTATCCAAATAAAATTTCTATTAccctagaaaaagagaaaaacctttAGTGGAGCACAATTAGCAGGTTTTTCTTAATTCGTTGGACACTCCCCTAAATCAGTTGATGTAAATTTTGAAACATCTTAAAGATGAAAGTAGATTTATCCTCAttaataagaagaggaaattgagtTTCAGTAACTTGCACCAGGAATATTGAGGAGAAAGAATTGTAACCAGATTTGTCTTAAACCAGCGCCCACTTTGCACTCAGGTACCTCCCTGAGAAACTACCGTCTACACAGCCTGCTATAACTCTAGCCATTTTGATCCTGGTTACTTCATTCCTTAGCTGAACCAGGCTCAAGGAGGGTAATGAATACTAGAATAATAGgactttctctgctttttcagaaAAAGTTCAGGCTGAGATCGACAGGGTGCTTGGCCAAAGTCAGCAGCCGAGCACGGCAGCTCGGGAGTCCATGCCCTACACCAACGCTGTCATCCACGAGGTGCAGAGGATGGGCAACATCATCCCCCTGAACGTGCCCAGGGAGGTGACAGTGGACACCACGCTGGCTGGATACCACCTGCCCAAGGTAACGAGGGCCTCTCTCGTGGCCTCAGATCTCCACGCTCACCTTTTTAAATGGTGGGACTCTCACCTGGGACAGTGACTTGGATTTTTGTCCTACGGGATCACTTAAATGGGGACAGAGATACTACACTCATGCTAGTTTCTTTTGTCTGTGTGTTGTCTCTAGAACATCAGTTCGGGtagataataatatatattatggaGAAGAAGGGGGTTCCTAGGTCAAATGTGTGTAGGCAAAGCCTGGCTTTCCTTCGCTGTGAGATTTCTCAGTGTTTTGACTGTGTGATGTGCACTGAGATTCTCTGTGGGGAGACAGCAAGCAGCGGTTCTCAGTCAGACTTTGACACGAGGTCCTTTCTTTGCCTTGGTAGAGCTTCTCACAGGACTAGGGACCTCCCAGACTAACTTTGGAAAATTTGGCTTCACAATCTTGGgattagagaatattgaaacatGAAGGGACATTTGAGACCATGTGAACCAACGTCACGTTCATGCTGGTGTTTCTAGCATAATATCCACACGGGTACTTTTCCAGCTTTGCCCTACACCCTGTGATGGAACTATCATCTCACAAGGGAAACCAAGCCAAGTGTGTGCCCTGTTAAAtatcagaaaggagagaaaggaactgATGCTCATTAAGCAGCAATGATGTACCATGGACTATGTGGGTTCCTTCAAAATGTCTACATCAGTGTTCAGAATGATTCCATTAGTCccactttaaaaatttaacttgagGCTCAGGGAGTGAATAAGCTTGCCTAAGATGTCTGAACTACAAAGTGAATTCAGAAAACAAACGTTTTGAAtatcaggtctttttttttttttttaactccaccATGTTCTCTGCACAGGAGTTGCTTTACTCTGACTTTAAGAGTCTCCCTGCCGGTGTCCTCAGTTGGTCCCTCCCTGTCATCACAAAGGAAACTGTTgtcactgccccctccccttaGGATACGGGTAGGTCACTCTCCTGTTCCCCTTAGCGTTGCACTTGCAACTACACAGTTAAACTTCCTTTGCTTTCTTGCCACCTGTGGATGCATTCTAGGTTGGCTAAGTCCCTCTGTGTATGTCTTAGCTGGGGACAATCTCAAGAGGTAGAACCAGAGGATCTTACCCATGGGACACCCCTGGGTCACTGTCCCTGCAGAGCCAGGAAAAGCAGCTGTTCCTGGGGGCATTGCCTTTCCTGTTTTCCTCCTGATGGACAATCCTGTGGGAGGAGACTGGGGTCTGAATTATTTCACAGGTGCTCTTTGCATTTTTATAGTGATTCATGTAGCTCCGTAGATTGGGCTCAAGTCTTGTTCTACTCTGATTTTTAAAGGCTGCTTGAAAAATCATCCAGAGAACCTTGCCATGTCATTGACTGTGTGTTGTAGAGCCTCCGAGACAGAGCTTTGAAGTCAAATGTTCTGGTTCAAATCATGGTTCTACCTCCTCCCACCCCGTGACTCTAGGCAACTTATTTAACTTCCTGagcttcaatttctttatctgtgaaaattaatttaaacCTACCTAACAGGTGGAGGTAGAGTGAGACCATGCATGTAGAACGATTAATGTAGTGAACAGTAAAATGCTCCAAATAGCAGTCATTGTTCTTTCTTAATCAACAAACGGTATTTAGGACCTAAAATGTTCAGGTCTGGGAAAACAACTCTGAGGACAATAATCATACAAgtttatatttacaaatcatgATAACTGCCCAGCAGAAAAAAGTCACTGGTTTCTCTAAAGAAGTAGGCGAATTGGAACGGGGATTGGGAGCTGAAGTGGGTAGAGAAGGCTTCCAAAAAGCAGTGATGAAGATTAAAGAATGAGTAAGAGTTAACTCGGTGGCAAAGTGGGGAGGAAAGACATTCCAGGCAAGGCGAACAGCAGGCAAACAGGCATGGGCATGAGTGGGGACATGTGGTGACTTTTAGAAACTGCAAGCAGCTCCCTGCAGTGGGagtgcaggcagagggaggggctcaGACGGTGTGAGGTGATGCACGCTTCATCTAAGAGTGACAGGGAGCTATTGAGAGTGTCTGTCAAGTTCCAGGTGTGCTGGGTGGATGGGTGTCACATGACAAAGTCCTTTTCAAAGCTAATTCTTCCTTCAGTATTTGGAGCACactgaaagaggaaagagaggataTGGAGTGTAGTTAGACTGCTATTGAGGGTAGCAAGGGGGTAGCCTGGACCAGGGTGGCAGTGGTGGAGCTAAACTGGAGGAGATAGATGCAAGCAAAATTTAAAGTAAACTTGACCAGCCTTGTTAAGGATTGGATGAAAGCAGAATGAGGGAAAGGGAGGTATTAAGGGGGACTCCTGGGGTTCTTGCTATGTACCTGGAAGGATAGTGGTTCCTTCACTGGACGTCCTGATTCTCTCATTCACCCTTTTGTGGAATGTCCTAGACAGTGGAGGGTAGAGAATGGGGGAAACAAAGATACATGAGGCATTTTTACCTTGAAAGAGCTGCCATAGTTATCACTTCAGGGAGCAGCTGGGTTGGTTTTGGGAAACATTGACTTTCCAGCTGTCACAGTATTCTTCATTGATGCACATGTTCCACCCCAAGTTCTACACTAACATGTCCCTGGAGAGATCTATTCTGCAGTCAAGAGTGGTCACACTTCCCTGGTAAAAGTCCCAGCAGACAGTTACATCAGTCATTGTAATCTATCCCATGGTAAAGAGCAGTGTCCTCGGGGTTGGGCTCAGAGGATGGTGGGCTGGGGAGGTTGAGAGGGTTCAGACTGCTGTCAGGTTTGGGTGTGGGATCCCAGGGGACACCTGCCATCTGTACAGGTGTGTTTTGTGGAtcaagcctttcctgagtctttGCTGCCTTTTATAGGGATCCATGGTCATGATCAACCTGACTGGACTGCACAGGGACCCCGCAGAGTGGACTACTCCAGACATGTTCAATCCGGAGCACTTTCTGGAGAATGGACAGTTTAAGAAAAGGGAAGCTTTTCTGCCTTTCTCAGCAGGTGAGATGTAATAAATACAAGTGTGGCGACCCAGAGTCCCTCTCTCAGCCCTTCTCTACTCTTCGTTGAGTGCTCTGCTCTTGTAGGAATGTCCTTGAAAAGCCCTGCACATCCTGACTCCCTCTTGATGTTGCTGCACCTCTGGGTTCCCTGGGGGGAGCATCACTAGGACTCATGTCCTTAATTCCTTAGTCCTGGTTTTACTCTGATGGAATTTCATTTCACGTTGTTCTGTCCCAAGAACACTGAGACAGAAGCTGAAACCCTGCTTGTTGTCCACAAAGAAGACTGGACACTTGCCATCATTTTGGAGTTCTTCAATATTTCAAGTTCTTTTTAAGGGTCACCCACTTACACAGAACTAGATCCAATTTCTAAGAATGGCGTGGGACGGGGCAGGAACGGGGCGGTGTCCTCTTCCTAATGGGCTTATAAGGTGCAGGCGTAACTATGTGGGATTCTACTCTATGAATGCTCCCCGAAGACAtcatttacctttttaaattctAATCTGGTTAATAGATTTACATTGTACAGAACTTGAAAGACAAGAAGTAGGATGCAGTTAAAACTCTCATGTTTCCAAGGCAGCCAGATCCAGATGGGGGCTTTAACTCAGAACATTGTAAGATGTGTGGGAAAAATTCTTAGCATATTTCAGATATTGAGTTATATATTTTGCAGAGATGGTTTCAAGTAAACTCCCAGTTCCTTAGTTGTAGaaatatttcctgagcacctactgtgtgtcaagcaTTCAGGCTTGAGGATAAGATAATGAATGAAGTAGAAAATAGAATCTCTCTCATACAGTATAATGTTGTAGTGTAACCTTACAAGGTTCAACTT
Coding sequences within:
- the LOC102535306 gene encoding cytochrome P450 2J2-like isoform X1; the encoded protein is MLAALGSVAAAVWGLLCLRSLLLGAVVFLFFADFLKSRRPKNYPPAPRRLPFVGHLFYLGFKEFHLSLQRMVKKYGNVLRLEFGDLSSVVITGLPLIKEALVHQGQNVVNRPRTPLMERLFMNKGLIMSNGQEWKEQRRFALMTLRNFGLGKKSLEERIQEEARYLTQAIGEEDGQPFDPNLKIKNAASNIICSITFGERFDYQDEQFQELLRLLDEFMSLQTSICCQLYDFFPRIMNFLPGPHQRLFSNWEKLKMFVTHVIENHKRDWNPAVARDFIDAYLQETEKHRGNATASFNEENLIHSTLDLFFAGTETTSTTLRWGLLYMALYPEIQEKVQAEIDRVLGQSQQPSTAARESMPYTNAVIHEVQRMGNIIPLNVPREVTVDTTLAGYHLPKGSMVMINLTGLHRDPAEWTTPDMFNPEHFLENGQFKKREAFLPFSAGKRVCLGEQLARSELFIFFTSLVQKFTFRPPDNEKLSLKFNTCMTVSPVPYRICAVPRA
- the LOC102535306 gene encoding cytochrome P450 2J2-like isoform X2 — its product is MLAALGSLAAAVWGLLCLRSLLLGAVVFLFFADFLKSRRPKNYPPAPQRLPFVGHLFHLDFKKVHLSLQQMVKKYGNVLRLEFGDLSSVVITGLPLIKEALVHQGQNVVNRPRTPLMERLFMNKGLIMSNGQEWKEQRRFALMTLRNFGLGKKSLEERIQEEARYLTQAIGEEDGQPFDPNLKIKNAASNIICSITFGERFDYQDEQFQELLRLLDEFMSLQTSICCQLYDFFPRIMNFLPGPHQRLFSNWEKLKMFVTHVIENHKRDWNPAVARDFIDAYLQETEKHRGNATASFNEENLIHSTLDLFFAGTETTSTTLRWGLLYMALYPEIQEKVQAEIDRVLGQSQQPSTAARESMPYTNAVIHEVQRMGNIIPLNVPREVTVDTTLAGYHLPKGSMVMINLTGLHRDPAEWTTPDMFNPEHFLENGQFKKREAFLPFSAGKRVCLGEQLARSELFIFFTSLVQKFTFRPPDNEKLSLKFNTCMTVSPVPYRICAVPRA
- the LOC102535306 gene encoding cytochrome P450 2J2-like isoform X3 produces the protein MVKKYGNVLRLEFGDLSSVVITGLPLIKEALVHQGQNVVNRPRTPLMERLFMNKGLIMSNGQEWKEQRRFALMTLRNFGLGKKSLEERIQEEARYLTQAIGEEDGQPFDPNLKIKNAASNIICSITFGERFDYQDEQFQELLRLLDEFMSLQTSICCQLYDFFPRIMNFLPGPHQRLFSNWEKLKMFVTHVIENHKRDWNPAVARDFIDAYLQETEKHRGNATASFNEENLIHSTLDLFFAGTETTSTTLRWGLLYMALYPEIQEKVQAEIDRVLGQSQQPSTAARESMPYTNAVIHEVQRMGNIIPLNVPREVTVDTTLAGYHLPKGSMVMINLTGLHRDPAEWTTPDMFNPEHFLENGQFKKREAFLPFSAGKRVCLGEQLARSELFIFFTSLVQKFTFRPPDNEKLSLKFNTCMTVSPVPYRICAVPRA